The nucleotide sequence TCTCAAAATGCTCGAGGACGCCCACCAGCACGAGTTCCTTGTTGAAACCGGCATACTGTCTTAGGCTTTGCGGGATCAGAATGCGGTCCTGCTTGTCACAGCTGCATTCAAAAGCCCCCCCGATGAACACCCGTCTGAACCGACGCATGTTCTCACTGGTTTCCGCCAATGATAAAATCTTTTTTTCCAGGTTTTGCCATTCTTTGAAAGGATATGCCACCAGGCAGCTGTCCATACGAGAAATCATCACGCCGTCACCGGTTTTGGACTTGATAAACCGCCGAAATCGGGCCGGAATGATCAAGCGACCTTTATTGTCGATGGTATGAAATGAGCTGCCACGGAACATAATTATCCATCCTATTCCACTTTAATCCACTGTAACATCAATTTAAGTATATATTTGGTATTGTGTCAAGCAAAAAATTTAATAATTTTTTTAATTTCTATAATAATTATTTGAACTTAAAAAGTCTACTAAAATTTTTTTCGGAGGTGGAGTATTGTGGAGGTAATTCAGAATTCTGACGCTTAAAGTGGAAAAATTGCCGAAATTCTCAATAATCAGCCCAATTTTTTTGCGGCTTCTGATTAACACTTTGTTATTACACTTAATTATTTGTTTTTTGGATCTGTGCGACCCAGCAGAGGCCATTGGCCAGCGCGTCAATAAAATGTCACCCGTTGGCATTTAGGCAGCTATCGGCGCCAGCTTTTAGATTCAAAGATTTTGAAAATGGGGGGCAATAGATTTTTTTGAGGCAGCAATTTTTATAACATGCTATAATTAATATAAAATATGTCGATGCCAGGTTGGATAGCTTTTCATACCTACTTTTGATGACCAGACCGAAAATAAATCCAATCATTTCAAATTCCTGGGCACAGAACTTGCAAAATTCCCCTCTTGAATTGTGGGTTTTACGGTGGCTCGTATCGTAATGCCCATAATTTCAATGCTCTGCAGGCTCAATGAACACCTTTCCAGAGCAATCCAAAACACAATTAAAAATCAAAACGCCTTGCCAATTGATCAGGACTATTTGCCGCAAGCGGTTCGCAGCGCTATGCGGCCTGATGTAATTGAGAAGGCGGAGCTGCGTAAATACAGCAATTACAGAAATGCAAACCCTTGAGACTTGATCCAATGTACCGTTCGTTAGCGCATAAAGAAAAAGCGATTTTTTTCAAACGCGTCAGATCATAGCCAGCCTTGTCTCATATTTTCCGAAAATAAATCATTAGTTCACTCAATTAAGTATTAAGTAAATGAAAAGTCTTAGCCCAAAAGTAATTCAATCTGGTTTTTGGAGCCTCGGCGGCAACTGGTTAACAAGGGGGTTGGGAATAATCAAAATGGTTGTCCTGGCGCGCCTCCTATCACCTATCGATTTTGGGATTCTTGGCTTAGCCACTTTGTCCATCAATTTTTTTACTGTCTTTTCTGAAACAGGGATTGAGTCAGCACTGATTCAAAAAGACAAAATAAGTAGAAACCAATTGGATACAGCATGGACCATTGGTCTTGTCAGGGGGTTAATTCTATGTTTCCTGCTTATTTTGAGTGCAGGTTGGCTGGCTGCCTACTTTGAGAATTCAACGTTGGAATCCGTGCTAAAGATAATGGCGGTAGTTTTTGTCTTAGGAGGTTTTGTCAACATAGGTCTGGTCTATTTTCAAAGAGAGTTGGAATTCCAAAAAAAAGTAAAATTGGATTTTATATCCGATTTTGTTGGTGCTGTGACAGCAATTATATTGGCTTTTTGGCTTAAAAATGTTTGGGCGTTGGTGTTGGGCAGTATTGCCTGGGGTATTACGAAGACTTTGAGCTCTTATTG is from Desulfobacterales bacterium and encodes:
- the mraZ gene encoding division/cell wall cluster transcriptional repressor MraZ, which gives rise to MFRGSSFHTIDNKGRLIIPARFRRFIKSKTGDGVMISRMDSCLVAYPFKEWQNLEKKILSLAETSENMRRFRRVFIGGAFECSCDKQDRILIPQSLRQYAGFNKELVLVGVLEHFEIWARQKWEQENIALEKDFKKEEVRNEIAKLGL
- a CDS encoding lipopolysaccharide biosynthesis protein, with the protein product MKSLSPKVIQSGFWSLGGNWLTRGLGIIKMVVLARLLSPIDFGILGLATLSINFFTVFSETGIESALIQKDKISRNQLDTAWTIGLVRGLILCFLLILSAGWLAAYFENSTLESVLKIMAVVFVLGGFVNIGLVYFQRELEFQKKVKLDFISDFVGAVTAIILAFWLKNVWALVLGSIAWGITKTLSSYCMHPYRPRLYLDLSIAKNLLNFGKHIFWIAIVTFIVTCGDDAIVGKLLGLSTLGYYMMAYNIANIPVSSLAGIIGNILFPAFSKLQHEPVRLSEALKKVIELVLIILLPVTVLVMLLAKDFTSVFFGDKWLPMVPALQILSLLGLFRGLVNVFSPIQLALNRPDIQSRNKT